Proteins from a genomic interval of Shewanella seohaensis:
- the xseA gene encoding exodeoxyribonuclease VII large subunit — protein MQVPKNNIYTVSRLNGEVRQILEGQLGKVWLNGEISNFSAPSSGHWYLTLKDHYSQIRCAMFKGRNQSVSFKPVNGQQVLVKGAISVYEPRGDYQLLIESMLPAGDGLLAQQFEALKMKLAAQGLFAADTKRQLPKNIQRIGVITSPTGAAIRDVLHVLARRDPSIEVIIYPTQVQGESADMNICQAINIANQRLEVDVLLLTRGGGSLEDLWCFNSEALAHTIYNSALPVVSAVGHEVDTTISDYVADVRAPTPSAGAELLSQDSDNKSQRLATVLSRLKQSASHYQLKQERRLSLLEHRLQRLDPKRTLQQFEQRFDEMQLRLEAALSNKLHGLSRRQQQLASRLEQQSPKHKLALETNRLSYLATRLQDAMQDTLNQSEQRVKYAAHQLETVSPLATLSRGYSITTDANNQVIDNAAQLSVGDKINTRLRHGQVQSTVTQITDES, from the coding sequence ATGCAAGTCCCTAAAAATAATATTTATACCGTCTCACGCCTCAATGGTGAAGTCAGGCAAATTCTCGAGGGACAACTGGGAAAAGTCTGGCTAAATGGTGAAATTTCTAACTTTTCGGCCCCCAGCTCGGGACATTGGTATTTAACCCTCAAGGATCATTATTCACAAATTCGCTGTGCCATGTTCAAGGGGCGCAATCAAAGCGTGAGCTTTAAACCTGTGAATGGCCAACAGGTGCTCGTGAAAGGCGCCATCAGCGTATACGAGCCTAGGGGTGACTATCAATTATTGATTGAATCTATGCTCCCCGCCGGTGATGGCTTACTGGCACAGCAATTTGAAGCGCTCAAAATGAAGCTCGCGGCGCAGGGATTATTTGCCGCCGACACTAAACGTCAGTTACCGAAAAATATTCAACGTATTGGGGTCATCACCTCCCCCACGGGCGCGGCTATCCGCGATGTGTTGCATGTGCTTGCCCGCCGTGACCCTTCCATCGAAGTGATTATTTATCCCACTCAGGTACAGGGTGAGAGCGCGGATATGAATATCTGCCAAGCCATTAATATCGCCAATCAACGGCTCGAGGTGGATGTATTACTGCTCACCCGCGGCGGCGGCTCACTCGAAGATTTATGGTGTTTTAATAGCGAAGCGCTCGCCCATACCATCTACAACAGCGCTTTACCCGTTGTCAGCGCCGTAGGCCATGAAGTCGACACCACCATCAGTGACTATGTGGCCGACGTTCGCGCCCCGACGCCTTCTGCGGGCGCAGAGCTGCTGTCTCAGGATAGCGACAATAAGAGCCAACGCTTAGCCACAGTACTCTCGCGCCTCAAACAGAGCGCGAGTCACTATCAACTCAAGCAGGAAAGACGCTTAAGTTTGCTCGAGCACAGACTGCAACGCTTAGATCCTAAGCGCACCTTGCAACAATTTGAGCAGCGTTTTGATGAAATGCAATTAAGACTCGAAGCTGCACTTTCTAACAAATTACACGGCTTAAGTCGCCGTCAGCAGCAACTGGCAAGCCGCCTCGAGCAGCAGTCGCCAAAGCACAAACTCGCACTCGAGACCAATCGATTGAGCTATTTAGCGACGCGTTTACAAGACGCTATGCAGGATACCCTCAACCAAAGCGAGCAGCGGGTCAAATATGCCGCCCATCAATTGGAAACGGTCAGTCCATTAGCTACCTTGAGCCGGGGTTACAGCATCACCACAGATGCAAATAACCAAGTCATAGACAATGCCGCCCAGCTGAGTGTGGGCGATAAGATAAACACTCGCCTACGCCATGGACAAGTGCAGTCGACCGTGACGCAAATAACCGATGAAAGTTAA
- the der gene encoding ribosome biogenesis GTPase Der: protein MIPVVALVGRPNVGKSTLFNRLTRTRDALVADFPGLTRDRKYGRAFLSGYEFIVVDTGGIDGTEEGIETKMAEQSLAAIEEADVVLFMTDARAGLTAADLSIAQHLRSRQKTTFVVANKIDGIDADSACAEFWSLGLGEVYQMAAAQGRGVTNMIEYALTPYAEAMGIERQGEEEEVDERQYTEEEAEAEQKRLQDLPIKLAIIGKPNVGKSTLTNRILGEERVVVYDEPGTTRDSIYIPMERDGREYVIIDTAGVRRRSKVHEVIEKFSVIKTLKAVEDANVVLLIIDAREGIAEQDLGLLGFALNAGRALVIAVNKWDGIDQGIKDRVKSELDRRLGFIDFARIHFISALHGTGVGHLFESIEEAYDSATRRVSTSMLTRIMQMSQDDHQPPLVNGRRVKLKYAHAGGYNPPIVVIHGNQVSKLPDSYKRYMMNYFRRSLKVVGTPIQLRFQEGDNPFENKVEKLTMSQERRRKRALSHIKDRKTK, encoded by the coding sequence ATGATCCCTGTAGTGGCCCTTGTTGGTCGGCCGAACGTCGGTAAATCCACTTTATTTAACCGCCTTACGCGTACGCGTGATGCGCTGGTTGCTGACTTTCCTGGCCTAACACGTGACCGTAAATATGGTCGAGCATTCCTATCCGGCTATGAGTTTATCGTGGTGGATACCGGCGGTATCGACGGCACCGAAGAGGGGATCGAAACTAAGATGGCCGAGCAGTCCCTTGCCGCTATCGAAGAAGCCGATGTTGTCTTATTTATGACCGATGCGCGAGCGGGCTTAACCGCCGCGGATTTGTCTATTGCTCAGCACTTACGTAGCCGTCAAAAAACCACGTTCGTGGTGGCTAACAAGATTGACGGTATCGATGCCGATTCTGCCTGCGCCGAGTTTTGGTCGTTAGGTTTAGGTGAAGTCTACCAAATGGCTGCCGCCCAAGGCCGCGGCGTGACCAACATGATTGAGTACGCCTTAACTCCTTATGCCGAAGCGATGGGGATTGAGCGCCAAGGCGAAGAGGAAGAAGTCGACGAGCGTCAGTACACCGAAGAAGAAGCCGAAGCCGAGCAGAAGCGTCTGCAGGATTTACCGATTAAGCTTGCGATTATCGGTAAGCCTAACGTAGGTAAATCGACGCTGACTAACCGTATCTTAGGTGAAGAGCGTGTGGTGGTTTACGACGAGCCGGGCACCACCCGCGACAGTATTTACATTCCGATGGAACGCGATGGCCGCGAATACGTGATTATCGATACTGCCGGTGTGCGTCGCCGCAGTAAAGTCCATGAAGTGATTGAAAAATTCTCGGTGATCAAAACCCTAAAAGCGGTTGAAGATGCCAACGTTGTGCTGCTGATCATCGATGCCCGTGAAGGGATTGCCGAGCAGGATTTAGGTCTATTAGGTTTTGCCCTGAACGCGGGCCGCGCCTTAGTTATCGCCGTCAACAAGTGGGATGGTATCGATCAGGGCATTAAAGACCGGGTTAAGAGTGAACTCGACCGCCGCTTAGGCTTTATCGACTTTGCTCGCATTCACTTTATTTCGGCGCTACATGGTACGGGCGTTGGCCATCTGTTTGAGTCGATTGAAGAAGCTTACGACAGTGCGACTCGCCGCGTGAGCACCTCTATGCTGACCCGCATTATGCAAATGTCGCAGGATGACCATCAGCCACCATTGGTGAACGGTCGCCGTGTGAAACTGAAATACGCCCACGCCGGTGGTTATAACCCGCCAATCGTGGTTATTCACGGTAACCAAGTCAGCAAGCTACCGGATTCTTACAAGCGCTACATGATGAACTACTTCCGTCGTTCATTAAAAGTGGTCGGTACGCCAATTCAGCTGCGTTTCCAAGAGGGTGATAACCCGTTTGAAAACAAGGTTGAAAAGCTGACCATGAGCCAAGAGCGTCGCCGTAAGCGCGCCCTGAGCCATATTAAAGATCGCAAGACAAAGTAA
- the bamB gene encoding outer membrane protein assembly factor BamB has protein sequence MKSWCKNLLAAGLSLAMLSACSSSDVEEEPVSELTAIQATVFPEVSWSASVGDGVGDYYSRLTPAVRYGKIFAADRYGEVVAFDEATGERVWKKDFSEEFRDNALAKNKGARLAAGVTAARNKIFVGGESGLLAALNAEDGQVLWHVVTGGELLSKPTVADDVVVVSTSSGALEAFNVDTGAKLWAYEMQLPNLTLRGTGSAAYEAGGFFIGTADGKVAVVVKNNGQAAWEQAIYNPTGGNEFTRMADVDMTPLILGDNLYAVSYNGNLVSMELRTGRVIWTRKYSSFNELASAGLSLFLVDDHSRIYSVDRRNGLELWSNSELANRTLTSPAVYRDYLVVGDFEGYLHFIDRSTGSIVGRIQVDSSGLFSQPLVVDDKIYVQGRSGKLAVVTLP, from the coding sequence ATGAAGTCTTGGTGCAAGAACCTGCTAGCCGCTGGGTTAAGCCTAGCCATGTTATCCGCCTGTTCTTCTAGCGATGTGGAAGAAGAACCGGTAAGTGAGTTAACTGCGATTCAGGCGACAGTGTTTCCTGAAGTAAGTTGGAGCGCCTCTGTAGGTGATGGTGTCGGTGATTATTACTCTCGCCTTACTCCTGCAGTTCGTTACGGTAAAATTTTTGCAGCCGACCGTTACGGCGAAGTCGTGGCCTTCGATGAAGCCACGGGTGAGCGCGTTTGGAAGAAAGATTTTAGTGAAGAGTTTCGCGATAACGCCTTAGCCAAAAACAAGGGCGCACGCTTAGCCGCTGGTGTTACTGCCGCGCGCAATAAAATCTTTGTCGGTGGTGAGAGTGGTCTATTGGCCGCACTGAATGCCGAAGATGGTCAAGTGCTGTGGCATGTCGTGACTGGGGGCGAGTTACTCTCTAAGCCAACCGTTGCTGACGATGTGGTGGTGGTGAGCACGAGCTCTGGCGCGCTCGAAGCCTTTAACGTCGATACGGGCGCTAAGCTGTGGGCCTATGAGATGCAGTTGCCTAATCTAACCTTACGTGGCACTGGTTCTGCGGCCTATGAAGCGGGTGGTTTCTTTATCGGTACTGCCGATGGCAAAGTCGCCGTTGTGGTGAAAAACAACGGTCAAGCCGCATGGGAACAAGCGATTTATAATCCAACTGGCGGCAATGAGTTTACTCGTATGGCCGATGTGGATATGACGCCGCTGATCTTAGGTGACAACCTTTATGCGGTGAGCTACAACGGTAACTTGGTGTCGATGGAACTGCGTACCGGACGTGTGATTTGGACCCGTAAGTACTCCAGCTTCAATGAGCTAGCGTCTGCCGGTTTAAGCTTATTCCTAGTGGATGATCACAGCCGTATCTACTCTGTTGACAGACGTAACGGCCTAGAATTGTGGAGCAACTCTGAGCTGGCGAACCGTACACTCACGTCACCAGCCGTATATCGCGACTATCTGGTCGTGGGCGATTTTGAAGGTTATCTGCACTTTATCGACCGCAGCACAGGCAGTATTGTCGGTCGTATCCAAGTGGACAGCTCTGGATTATTCAGCCAGCCATTAGTGGTGGATGATAAAATCTACGTGCAAGGTCGCAGCGGAAAGTTAGCTGTTGTAACACTTCCTTAG
- a CDS encoding tetratricopeptide repeat protein: protein MEIYSTEEQQVDAIKQFWKDYGTSIVIGAVVGLGGLYGWNYYSDMKIVKAEEASQAFQTLTTKSSDEAAMLAGVAEFSKNHDQKGYQALLDLIVAKTAVEAKDFAKAEEALKKVIAAKPGAGLDTVATLRLARIQAEQGQIGTALATLDQVTDKAFLAQREELKGDFFVRQGEADKAKTAYQAAMDNGGVVTSPALKIKLDNLNQA, encoded by the coding sequence GTGGAAATTTATAGCACAGAAGAACAACAAGTTGATGCTATCAAGCAGTTCTGGAAAGACTATGGAACCTCGATTGTTATCGGGGCGGTCGTTGGTTTAGGCGGCCTGTACGGTTGGAACTATTACTCCGACATGAAAATCGTGAAGGCCGAAGAAGCATCACAGGCTTTCCAAACCTTAACCACCAAATCAAGTGACGAAGCGGCCATGCTGGCTGGCGTTGCTGAGTTTTCCAAAAATCACGACCAAAAGGGCTATCAAGCACTGCTGGATCTGATCGTTGCGAAAACTGCGGTTGAAGCCAAAGATTTTGCTAAGGCCGAAGAAGCGCTGAAGAAGGTGATTGCCGCTAAGCCAGGTGCTGGATTAGACACAGTGGCAACACTGCGTTTAGCACGCATTCAAGCAGAGCAAGGCCAAATCGGCACTGCGCTAGCGACCTTAGATCAAGTGACGGATAAAGCTTTCTTAGCACAACGTGAAGAACTCAAAGGCGATTTCTTTGTACGCCAAGGCGAAGCGGATAAAGCGAAAACCGCTTACCAAGCGGCAATGGACAATGGCGGTGTTGTGACCAGCCCTGCACTTAAAATCAAACTTGATAACCTAAATCAAGCATAA
- the hisS gene encoding histidine--tRNA ligase, which produces MAKQIQAIRGMNDILPTQSPLWQKVEAVLRASVAAYGYSEIRTPIVENTDLFKRSIGEVTDIVEKEMYTFEDRNGDSLTLRPEGTASTVRAGNEHGLLYNQEQRLWYMGPMFRHERPQKGRYRQFHQFGVEVYGIGSADIDAEVLMLSARLWEKLGISEHVTLELNTLGDPAERAAYREALIAFLEQHKDKLDEDSQRRMYSNPLRVLDSKDPQVQSILGDAPALMDYLGEESSQHFAQLRELLDAVGIQYRVNPRLVRGLDYYNRTVFEWVTNSLGSQGTVLAGGRYDGLVAQLGGKDTPAVGFAMGLERIVLLLETLELTQDIPAAVDVYVAAMGDSCLVEAIKVAQELRSTLPTLRVMSHCGGGNFKKQIKRADKSGAQVALLIGEEELAEGVVTVKYLRNDNEQQRVARNALSAFLAELTK; this is translated from the coding sequence GTGGCAAAACAGATCCAAGCGATTCGCGGAATGAACGACATTCTGCCAACTCAAAGTCCTCTATGGCAAAAAGTGGAAGCGGTACTACGTGCGAGCGTGGCTGCTTATGGTTACAGTGAGATCCGCACTCCAATAGTGGAAAATACCGATCTTTTTAAACGCTCTATCGGTGAAGTGACTGATATTGTTGAAAAAGAAATGTATACCTTCGAGGACCGTAACGGTGACAGTTTAACCCTACGTCCTGAAGGCACAGCCTCAACCGTGCGTGCCGGTAATGAGCATGGTCTGCTCTATAACCAAGAACAACGCCTGTGGTACATGGGCCCAATGTTCCGCCACGAACGTCCGCAAAAAGGTCGTTATCGCCAATTCCACCAGTTTGGTGTGGAGGTCTACGGCATTGGTAGCGCCGATATCGACGCTGAAGTGTTGATGTTATCGGCCCGTCTATGGGAAAAACTCGGCATTAGCGAGCATGTGACGCTTGAGCTAAACACCTTAGGTGACCCTGCTGAGCGCGCCGCTTACCGTGAAGCCTTGATTGCCTTCTTAGAGCAACACAAAGACAAATTAGACGAAGATAGCCAGCGCCGTATGTACAGCAATCCGCTGCGGGTACTGGACTCAAAAGATCCTCAAGTGCAAAGCATTTTAGGTGATGCGCCTGCGCTGATGGATTACTTAGGTGAAGAATCTTCACAACATTTTGCACAATTGCGTGAACTCCTTGACGCAGTTGGCATCCAATACCGAGTTAACCCGCGCCTAGTCCGTGGTTTGGATTATTATAATCGCACGGTTTTTGAATGGGTTACCAATAGCTTAGGCTCTCAAGGCACTGTACTTGCGGGCGGTCGCTACGATGGTTTAGTCGCTCAGTTGGGCGGTAAAGATACGCCTGCTGTCGGTTTTGCGATGGGATTAGAGCGCATCGTTCTGCTGCTTGAAACCTTAGAGCTGACCCAAGATATCCCTGCGGCTGTTGATGTTTACGTCGCAGCGATGGGGGATAGCTGTTTGGTTGAAGCCATTAAAGTGGCACAGGAGTTACGCTCAACCTTACCGACACTGCGTGTTATGAGCCACTGCGGCGGCGGTAACTTCAAGAAGCAAATTAAGCGTGCCGATAAAAGCGGCGCACAAGTAGCCTTACTCATCGGTGAAGAAGAACTCGCCGAAGGTGTGGTTACCGTTAAATATTTACGCAATGACAACGAACAACAACGGGTCGCTCGAAATGCACTAAGCGCATTTTTAGCTGAACTTACCAAATAA
- the ispG gene encoding flavodoxin-dependent (E)-4-hydroxy-3-methylbut-2-enyl-diphosphate synthase, whose protein sequence is MYNETPIKRRPSTRIYVGNVPIGDGAPIAVQSMTNTKTTDVEATVAQIRALEKVGADIVRVSVPTMDAAEAFKVIKQSVSVPLVADIHFDYRIALKVAEYGVDCLRINPGNIGNEERIRSVVECARDKNIPIRIGVNGGSLEKDLMDKYKEPTPEALLESAMRHVDILDRLNFDQFKVSVKASDVFLAVESYRLLAKQIRQPLHLGITEAGGARAGAVKSAVGLGMLLAEGIGDTLRISLAADPVEEIKVGFDILKSLRIRSRGINFIACPSCSRQEFDVISTVNELERRLEDVTTAMDVSIIGCVVNGPGEALVSHIGLTGGHRKSGYYDEGERQKERFDNDNLVDSLEAKIRAKASQMANRIQVKDTTE, encoded by the coding sequence ATGTATAACGAAACACCCATAAAGAGACGTCCTTCAACCCGCATTTATGTGGGCAATGTACCGATTGGTGATGGTGCGCCGATTGCCGTACAGTCGATGACTAATACTAAGACCACAGATGTTGAGGCAACCGTTGCCCAAATCCGTGCCCTAGAAAAAGTGGGTGCCGATATTGTGCGTGTCTCTGTGCCGACGATGGACGCCGCCGAAGCTTTTAAAGTGATTAAGCAATCAGTATCTGTGCCCTTGGTTGCCGATATCCACTTCGATTACCGTATCGCCCTGAAAGTGGCCGAATATGGTGTGGACTGTTTGCGTATCAACCCAGGTAATATCGGTAACGAAGAGCGTATCCGCAGTGTGGTAGAGTGCGCCCGCGATAAAAACATTCCTATCCGTATTGGGGTGAACGGCGGTTCATTAGAAAAAGATCTGATGGACAAATACAAAGAGCCTACGCCAGAAGCCTTGCTCGAATCGGCTATGCGCCATGTGGACATTCTTGACCGTTTGAACTTCGACCAATTTAAGGTCAGCGTAAAAGCCTCCGATGTGTTCTTAGCAGTAGAATCCTATCGTTTATTGGCTAAGCAAATTCGCCAGCCATTGCATTTAGGTATTACCGAAGCGGGTGGCGCCCGTGCCGGTGCGGTGAAATCAGCCGTCGGCTTAGGCATGCTGCTTGCCGAGGGCATTGGTGATACGCTGCGTATTTCGTTGGCGGCCGATCCGGTGGAAGAAATCAAAGTTGGCTTTGATATCCTAAAGTCACTGCGGATCCGTAGCCGTGGCATTAACTTTATTGCGTGTCCTTCTTGCTCGCGCCAAGAGTTCGATGTGATCAGCACAGTAAATGAATTAGAGCGCCGCCTCGAAGATGTGACGACCGCGATGGATGTGTCTATCATCGGCTGTGTGGTCAATGGCCCAGGCGAAGCCTTAGTGTCTCACATCGGCTTAACGGGTGGACATCGTAAGAGTGGTTACTACGATGAAGGCGAGCGTCAAAAAGAGCGTTTCGACAATGATAACCTAGTCGATTCCCTCGAAGCGAAAATTCGCGCTAAGGCGAGCCAAATGGCCAATCGCATCCAAGTGAAAGACACGACTGAGTAA
- a CDS encoding RodZ domain-containing protein, with translation MKDNEINASVEPVAASEAESTPDVTLGTLLRTAREQMGLSIADTAVKLHLRPGIVENLEADDFSNISSSTYVRGYVKNYARMLGVDNALIEACLARQVPLVTQPAMQSFSRKTTYQARDTKLKWLSFFIVLVLLGLFVLWWMQRTTLVTHVDVSKPTAEELAAANQALPGDVLLTETDASARLSEIAVNGSMATDGPVKDTDESTIDPNMNDSAAMEAEQTPAANSAMNPSESNTAPNTAPNSAASNTVAVPSATQNAATNAAPVQNQTASNAPATNTAVTNTASTAQAIPVAAGQSSITIELTGDCWINIVDAKGKAIVDGVRGAGANIQASGVPPFKVILGAPTVVSTFTVDGKAISLAEFPKGRVARLTIPQV, from the coding sequence ATGAAAGATAACGAAATAAACGCGTCAGTAGAACCAGTTGCAGCGAGTGAAGCTGAATCGACGCCTGATGTAACGCTCGGCACTTTACTCAGAACGGCTCGTGAGCAGATGGGCTTAAGCATTGCGGATACCGCGGTGAAATTACATCTGCGCCCAGGGATTGTTGAAAATCTCGAAGCCGACGATTTTTCCAATATTTCTTCTTCGACTTATGTTCGCGGATACGTCAAAAACTATGCGCGCATGTTGGGGGTGGATAACGCCCTGATTGAGGCATGCCTCGCGCGGCAGGTGCCATTAGTGACTCAGCCTGCTATGCAAAGCTTTTCCCGCAAGACGACTTATCAAGCTCGTGACACTAAACTAAAGTGGCTGAGCTTTTTTATTGTGTTAGTTTTATTGGGTTTGTTCGTCCTATGGTGGATGCAACGAACTACGCTGGTGACCCATGTTGATGTGTCTAAACCAACGGCGGAAGAGTTAGCGGCGGCGAATCAAGCGCTCCCAGGTGATGTGCTGCTGACGGAAACTGATGCCAGTGCGCGTTTAAGTGAGATTGCGGTCAATGGCTCTATGGCGACCGATGGTCCGGTAAAAGATACCGACGAGAGCACTATCGACCCTAATATGAACGATTCGGCAGCGATGGAAGCGGAGCAGACGCCTGCTGCCAATTCGGCTATGAATCCGAGCGAATCTAACACTGCACCGAATACTGCTCCGAACTCCGCAGCGAGCAATACCGTTGCGGTTCCAAGCGCGACACAAAACGCCGCGACCAATGCCGCGCCAGTGCAGAACCAAACCGCATCGAATGCACCTGCAACTAATACAGCAGTAACCAATACTGCTTCGACAGCGCAAGCCATTCCGGTCGCTGCGGGGCAGTCGAGCATTACTATTGAGCTCACGGGCGATTGCTGGATCAACATAGTCGATGCCAAGGGCAAAGCGATTGTTGACGGCGTCCGTGGTGCTGGTGCGAATATTCAAGCCAGTGGTGTGCCTCCGTTTAAAGTGATCTTAGGTGCTCCCACTGTCGTGTCCACGTTTACGGTCGATGGTAAAGCCATCAGCCTTGCTGAATTTCCTAAGGGTCGTGTTGCGCGTTTGACTATCCCACAGGTTTAA
- the pilW gene encoding type IV pilus biogenesis/stability protein PilW, producing MKHGLSGFSLAIALSLLVTGCVTERTYSGTDIPVSERKLDKVAAARERMQLGLTYLNRGNSEQAKYNLDKAIEYAPELEDVHVAMAYYYQTVGDLVRTEQAYQDAINTKDASGDSMNNFGVFLCQQKRYDKAEKMFLAAIEMPKYTRTASSYENLGICSRDAGQTEKARQYFQMALKYDPRRSVSLLELAELGMDKGDYVDAQNQLARYHQVAAQTPESLTLGIKIEQALNDDAAMKRFGILLLAKFPASPQAKQYRVNLHQ from the coding sequence ATGAAGCATGGATTGTCAGGGTTTTCATTAGCAATTGCCCTGTCATTATTAGTGACAGGATGCGTAACTGAGCGTACCTATTCAGGGACTGATATTCCCGTGTCGGAGCGAAAACTCGATAAAGTCGCCGCTGCACGGGAGCGTATGCAGCTCGGTTTAACTTACCTTAATCGAGGTAACTCGGAACAAGCCAAGTATAATCTTGATAAAGCAATCGAATATGCACCAGAGCTCGAAGATGTGCATGTGGCCATGGCCTATTACTATCAAACCGTTGGCGATTTAGTACGTACCGAACAGGCGTATCAAGACGCTATCAATACTAAGGACGCCTCTGGCGATTCCATGAATAACTTTGGGGTGTTTTTGTGCCAACAAAAGCGATACGACAAAGCTGAAAAAATGTTTTTGGCCGCGATAGAAATGCCCAAATATACGCGTACCGCGTCCAGTTATGAGAACTTAGGCATTTGCAGCCGAGACGCGGGACAAACAGAAAAGGCACGACAGTATTTTCAGATGGCGTTAAAGTATGACCCGAGACGCTCGGTGTCTTTACTGGAGCTGGCTGAGCTTGGGATGGATAAAGGTGATTATGTCGATGCGCAAAACCAATTAGCGCGTTATCACCAAGTGGCTGCCCAGACTCCAGAAAGTTTAACGCTCGGAATAAAAATTGAGCAGGCGTTGAATGATGATGCTGCTATGAAGCGATTTGGCATTTTATTGCTCGCCAAATTCCCAGCATCGCCTCAAGCCAAGCAATACAGAGTTAATTTGCATCAATGA
- a CDS encoding bifunctional tRNA (adenosine(37)-C2)-methyltransferase TrmG/ribosomal RNA large subunit methyltransferase RlmN, with protein MSEKKINLLDLDRKAMRALFADLGEKPFRADQLMKWIYHFGVSDFEEMTNINKVLRQKLAARCEIVAPEISSYQKSADGTIKFAIHVGEGQEVETVYIPEDDRATLCVSSQVGCALECTFCSTAQQGFNRNLTVSEIVGQIWRVSHFLGFAKETGERPITNVVMMGMGEPLLNLANVIPAMDIMLDDFGFSLSKRRVTLSTSGVVPALDKLGDALDVALAVSIHAPNDELRDILVPVNKKYPLQEFLAGIRRYIAKSNANRGRVTVEYVMLDHINDSTEQAHELAQLMKDTPCKVNLIPFNPYPGSPYGRSSNSRIDRFSKVLMEYGLTVIVRKTRGDDIDAACGQLAGDIRDRTKRLAKKRMQENQISVTMN; from the coding sequence ATGAGTGAAAAAAAGATCAATTTATTAGACCTTGATCGTAAGGCGATGCGCGCATTATTTGCGGATCTGGGTGAGAAGCCTTTCCGTGCCGATCAGCTGATGAAATGGATCTATCATTTCGGTGTCAGTGACTTCGAAGAAATGACTAACATCAACAAAGTGTTACGCCAAAAGCTGGCGGCGCGTTGTGAGATTGTTGCGCCTGAGATTTCAAGTTATCAAAAATCCGCCGATGGCACCATTAAGTTCGCCATCCACGTCGGCGAAGGTCAAGAAGTCGAAACCGTGTATATTCCTGAAGATGACCGCGCCACTCTGTGTGTGTCGTCTCAAGTGGGTTGCGCCCTCGAATGTACTTTCTGCTCGACTGCGCAGCAAGGCTTTAACCGCAACTTAACTGTCTCTGAAATCGTCGGCCAAATTTGGCGTGTTTCCCATTTCTTAGGGTTCGCTAAAGAAACCGGCGAGCGCCCAATCACCAACGTGGTGATGATGGGCATGGGTGAACCGCTGCTGAACCTAGCCAACGTGATCCCTGCGATGGATATCATGCTGGACGACTTCGGCTTTAGCCTGTCAAAACGCCGTGTGACCCTGTCAACGTCGGGCGTAGTGCCAGCCTTAGATAAACTCGGTGATGCCCTCGATGTGGCGCTCGCCGTGAGTATCCACGCGCCAAACGATGAATTGCGCGATATTCTGGTTCCCGTGAATAAAAAGTATCCACTGCAAGAGTTCCTTGCAGGAATTCGCCGTTACATCGCTAAATCTAACGCTAACCGTGGCCGCGTCACTGTGGAGTATGTGATGCTCGATCACATCAACGACAGCACTGAACAAGCCCATGAATTAGCACAATTAATGAAGGATACGCCTTGTAAGGTAAACCTGATCCCATTCAATCCATACCCAGGTTCGCCCTATGGTCGTTCATCGAACTCGCGCATCGACCGTTTTTCTAAGGTATTGATGGAATATGGCTTAACTGTGATTGTACGCAAAACCCGTGGTGATGATATTGACGCGGCCTGTGGACAGTTAGCGGGTGATATTCGCGATCGAACCAAGCGTTTAGCAAAAAAACGCATGCAAGAAAATCAGATTTCGGTCACAATGAATTAA